ATCATTAAAAAAGGAGTtagcaacactgggctgggtttttcaGTTTGCttaaccttttttaaatctagCGCGCTTTGCTAGTTTCTCCAGATTACCAACACTGccttaaatataataataataataataataataataataataataataataatactttaattttatatagcgcttttctagatacccaaagacgctttacatagggcgaagacaaacaaaacaaaaaagaacacaaaggagcaaacaaaacaaacaaacagaacattttaaaaaaaaaaagtcccacaagcaatattatgaaaatataatattgtacAGAATGATGACATCACACGGTGCAGCAGGATGAACACCTTACAAACAGAAATCAGTGAATGAATACTGGATTCATTAAGGTGTTGATATCCTGTTCTCCTCCACTCTGCAGACTACAGGGAGGCCTTTGGTCTGTTCGACAGGGTCGGTGACAGCAAGGTGGCTTACAACCAGATCGCTGACATCATGCGTGCTCTGGGACAGAACCCCACCAACAAGGAGGTCAACAAACTGCTGGGAATGCCCAACGCTGAAGGTAAGAGATGTTTACAGCATTTGTTTTATCACTGAATTAGTCGAAGATTTTTGTCATTATGTTAAGGTTTTATGGATTAAAAGTTTTTTAGATACTCTTGGGATGTATTGTCATATTTGGAAGGTGTGATTTGATAATATCAtgcaaaataatttataaaaaaaaaatgaatatcccAAATAATAAATTCTTTGTGGGACTTAAAGGCTACTGCAGACTACtagacatgaaaataaaaacgttTTTTGTATGGACATCAGTGTGCTTATTAGTCATTACTGGCAGCACtttcaaataaacattataccagtatatagtatgtagtatatagtatagtagCTCAAAAGGTAGATTTGTCTGAGGGGATGTTTAGAGTCTGTGCACTaaccagtttgtgtttttttaattcctctCTGGTGTTCATGGTGGTGCCACAGCATGAAATTTTAAAGTGGGTATGTAGTAAGAGTAAGAAATTATCAGTAGCTGCTTTTATTAAACAAATGGACCAGATCTTCCACAAAAAATCTTCAGAAATGAAGCAAATACAGAAGGTGCAAAACCTTCACCTTTccaaaaacagtttatttatttagagtaAATACTCACAGGCTGAAAATCCTCCTTTTGCTGTTATCCAGTGGTTAAAATTGTCACCTTGCTGAATGCGCTGTATCACCATATGAagttataatactactactaataaaaataatacattttatatgtaaAGTGCATCTAGACCCATAGTGCCGGGACAGATTTACACCAGAAGTAGAAGAAATaactataatattatatataacatataacactATGATATACACTATGCAATGCAACATTGCAGTTGGGTGTAGTCAAATGTGCAAAAGTCCACACCTGTCCATATCCTATACCGGTATATTTAGTAAGGTCAGACATACAACAAATTTGATCTTTCAACACTAAAAGGTCAGTACAACAAAGCCTCTCTTCCATTGAGGAATTGGTCTGGTGTTGTACTGTATATAGTTTTTAATCACACATGTAGTAGAGAATTGTTCTTTATGTGTGTGCCTTTGATATGATCTGTGCAGACAGATGGGTGTAAATCTCTGTAACCTCTAAACCAAAATAGCACCATGATGTTCAATCATTGCTGACAGAACCAGTGCTGTACCTTACTCTGCAATGTGGCACAGTCATAAATATGCATTAGGAttataaatgagaaataaagaaaaatctgtgCAAAATGTCTAAACACCTGTAAATAATTATCACCTGTAATAGAAAGggggagatatatatataattgatgCTGAAAATATGTTGTCAAACGATTTTATCTATGTGACGCTTGTTGTCTCTAACCTGCCTGTCTTGTTCACCTCTGGATGTAACTGACTGTAATTTATGTCTCCCATCATGCAGACATGGCTGGCAAGAGAGTAGATTTTGAGGGTTTCCTGCCCATGTTCCAGACCATCATGAACAGCCCGAACAAGGCCGGATTTGAGGACTATGTTGAGGGTCTGCGCGTCTTTGACAAGGAGGGCAATGGCACAGTGATGGGTGCTGAGCTGCGTATTGTTCTGTCAACACTGGGTGAGTCAGGCCAAGGCCACTGCTGCATCTCCCTGTatacatacgtgtgtgtgtgtgtgtgtgagtcactgtgtgtgttattaatatTGGATGTGCTCTGCCTCCCCCTACAGGAGAGAAGATGAATGAGACTGAGATTGACGCTCTCATGGCAGGACAGGAGGACGAGAACGGCTGTATCAACTATGAGGGTGAGTCACAACGTACAACTTTATGACCACCATTTACACCTTAAAATTCAGTTAATTGTAAAATATCTTCTTTGGCTCTCGAGAGAGCTTTACAATGTTAGAAAAAATGAAGCATAAGATAAGGAAAGATGCCGTAACATGGGAAATGTTCCACTCTTTAACTTAATCTCTCAGTTATGAGTCCACAGTATTAATGGAACTGCATTACTAAGTTCCTTGAGTGTCCCTTTAAATGCACAACCTGAAATTGAGGTGTAAACTTTGACTTTCCACATATATTCTAATAAagttaatatacagtattttgaaTGGTGcataaaccagaaaaaaaacacatttaactgaCTGTGgtctgttttatgttatttatagcTCGGGTCATTTCAAGTCTAACAAATCCTATAATTTATTGGATGATGTACTTCTCCTCACTCATTCattttccctctcttctttcctctctgtgtgctgTTCCTCCCTGGTCTTCACCTGCAGCCTTTGTCAAGCACATCATGTCTGTGTAAGGACCCTGCCACTGTGGCATTGTGTATGTGCAGACCCCATGGTGTCGAGACATCCACTCGCTGTTCCCTGTGCCACCTGAGGAAGCAGGGGAACAAAGAACTATGAGATGTcatttccttctccttttttttccttttgtccaactggtgctttttttctctcctcctcctcctcctcctcctcctccttctcctcctgctgttcGGCAAGCCGCCCTGATTTCCCGcgagatgtttttttcctcatcttcaCACAAGTCACCGTGTCTCAATGGGGATTTCTATCATCACTGGTTTTCAAAGTTGAGCGGTGATGGAGGGGAAGGTGGGATAATGATGGCCACCCCCTCCTGCCATTAGGAGTCTGTCTGGCTCTCTAGCTGCCAGTGAAGTGACAAGTCTGGCCCAGGACTGGCCATCAATATGAATCTACTCCTCCCCCAATCCATCCCTAGGTCTTAACTTATTGTATCCTCTGCCACAATAAACTTTTCACAAACTCCCATTATATTTCCAAATTCCTGACTCTATTCATTTTATGCAAATgcttttcataatttattcagGCATATGCATGTTAAACTGTATTGATTAGAGAGCTTTATAGGTGCTGGTAGGCTGATTTTGTTATAGGACAGAGCCAGGTTAGCATGTGCACCACCATTTCcggcctttatgctaagctaagctaattgtctGCTGcatgtagcttcatatttaccgtacaggcatgagagtggtatcgatcttctcatctgactctcaacaagaaagcaaataaagctatttacaaaaataaaaaaaatctgatcattAATGTGTTGTTATCTCAATAGAAAACAGTACGACAGTATcactttttgtcctttttattgtcattaagtATTGTAATTGGTGTCATATCAACAAGAGAAAAACTGCGTACATCTACTTGaccttttaaatacatttacagttgCTGGGGGTGGAGCAGGAGGTGGGAAGGGGGCACACGGAGATGGGgtttgcagaaaaaacacagaagcaaacaaacaatcGCAGGTGAGGGCAGTTATTGGGCAGGAGGCAGGATATACAACAAATGGTGTCTGAAAAAAGAAACTAGATCAcccaaacactttttttcctaaCAGATGTAACAGGATCCGAGTTCCCCTCGGTCcgttttgttttacttcttgaattgtctttttaatggatttttcaaagtatcttttttttccaccctcATCTCCCACAATTTGCAACAAAACATCCAGGTACAGTAGCATATGTTGCAAAACGGCATGGGATCTGCAccaaacgcacacacagacagatttaaGAGTAGCTGCATCTTCTGCTAAATGTCAGGTCGCATTGGTAGCGTCATCCACTGTGGTGAAACATCAGCCTGTGTTAGCAGAGGAGCATCTGTACTGTTCATTGACGCAAGTTCAATATCTGCAGCTGTAAAGACAAGATACTTTAAGCTGTAGGTTTGTGGAATGAGCTCCGGTGTTTAATATTGTTCTGATGTTTAAACAGGCGTCTATATTGAACTACTGAGCAGGTATACGTGTAGGATGCTCTTCAACAGGACTGAGATGCATTCCTTAGCAACACCAAATCAGCTGTCTGACATTGTCACCAAGCATTACACTGTAAACAACTAATAACTACAAAACATGAACGTGTTTATTCCTTATTCAATAATTGAGGAAATAACTTactaaaatcattttttttcgaTTACAAAATAGCCTCTTTTGATATTAGAATCGATACATGCTTGTCATAACATGACCTAGTTCTTGCAGTAATGCAATTTTACATGTAATCTTATAGCCATAGTGTCacttccttttaaaatgtttttaggaCATGTAGATGGCAAAGAACTTTGattttatacatgttttttttatatatttgttaaatatattatatattggaTGACAAGAATGACTTGCAGTAAGGATGCTTGGTTGGTTAGGGGGTTTTGGCGTCCATGCACATTTACTGAGCAAGAACAACGCGTGCTGCATGGTGTGCTGGCCACATTACTTCTTAtttcatgtagaaaaaaaaggctgtagCTTCTTCAAAACACTGATCCAGGACCAGTTAAGCCAATACCTGGCCCCCCACTCTGTATGTAGCTCTAAATCTAGGACCAGTGCTCAGACTGAACTATTCTACTGTATGCAACATCATTCAAAAAGAGAGAGGCCAACAAAATTAATCAGAAATAGCACatatttggaaaataaagaaGACCAAAGTACAGTAGCTCCTAATTCGAGTCTCTACTTAGAGTTGAGAGATGGATCTTGAAGTGGAGATGTTTAGAGAGTGTGGTTAAGCTGAGGTTGGCCTCAGAGTGGCAGGAGTGGGCAGAAAAGTTTGAGAGATCATGTTGAGGATGTCTGGGGCTGCAGATCCGGAATCCAGAGAACCAGTGTTCACAAACCCTGCTTGGCCAGAGCTGCAGTGACATCCTCAGCCAGGGTCGCTAACTGCGGCGACTCCAGCACGTTGAGACTAGCGGAGGATGATAGGTTGCTGTCCTGCTGGCGCTGGGGGGACACCAAGCTGGACAGACCTGGCGACTGGACGATCTCAGCTCCGTGGTCCACTCGTGCCTTGGCTTGATCGCGAAAAATCAGCCTCTGGCTCTCAATCTAACAGAGGCAGGCGGTGTGACGAGAGATGTGGATGGGGAAGAAAAgatacattattttcatttcatgtagaattaaaatgattttgtgcATTGTATCTTAGTGGGTCAGCTTTAGGAAAAAACTGCAAATAGAACAACTCTAAAGTATAATTTAAGAGATGTTGATTTACTAAATATTGTTCTGCATTCAGAGCCTAAATGAATACTTGATGAATCTGAATGTTTGGATTAACCCTctacattacttttttatagaTAGTTGCCTATACTATACCTTTACTGCAATCATCACAGATAAAGGCCTACACGTTTTTGGAAGATTGGCTTGTTGTAAACACATTctttttatacattacattcatACTTAATCCACTTTAATTACAATTTACAACAGTTTTACCCTACAGTATATCAGGTTATGCATATATTTTTCAAGATTACAAAGTTTGtacacataatatatatacatatgtaatagtatacatacatatactaGTAAGACAATCTCTGAAAAACTCATGTAATTTTAAATCTTGGATTGGATGCATGGAACTGACACTCACCATGACACGGTTTCCACCAGGAGGGTGCTGAGCATTATCCAGGGAACCCACCTTGGCTTGGGCTTTGTCTTTGAAGTCCAACTTCACAGTCTCTATACGCACATTACCGCCCCTTGGGAGAAGAGCAAGAAGTGTAAAAACTGTACAGAGATAACGACTCCGGTTTACATGGAGTCGAGTTAAGATAAGATACTGCACATCCACTTCAGAAAGTCTCCTACTGTAGATAGGTGCGAAGGATCATaaactgaatgaaaacattgtcCTGAGACCTGCCTCACCCAATGAACGCCTGAGCACAGGAACAATTATTAATAAAGTGACCACAGTGTGTGATTCTTTGGTTCTTTCAGTCAGTGATGACCCTCTCCAGGTTTGACTCA
The Anoplopoma fimbria isolate UVic2021 breed Golden Eagle Sablefish chromosome 16, Afim_UVic_2022, whole genome shotgun sequence genome window above contains:
- the myl1 gene encoding myosin light chain 1, skeletal muscle isoform isoform X1 gives rise to the protein MAPKKDVKAPVKKAEPVKKAEPAAPAPAPEPAPAPAAAPTCPQSTCPQVKIDFSPDQIDDYREAFGLFDRVGDSKVAYNQIADIMRALGQNPTNKEVNKLLGMPNAEDMAGKRVDFEGFLPMFQTIMNSPNKAGFEDYVEGLRVFDKEGNGTVMGAELRIVLSTLGEKMNETEIDALMAGQEDENGCINYEAFVKHIMSV
- the myl1 gene encoding myosin light chain 1, skeletal muscle isoform isoform X4, which codes for MAPKKDVKAPVKKAEPVKKAEPAAPAPAPEPAPAPAIDFSPDQIDDYREAFGLFDRVGDSKVAYNQIADIMRALGQNPTNKEVNKLLGMPNAEDMAGKRVDFEGFLPMFQTIMNSPNKAGFEDYVEGLRVFDKEGNGTVMGAELRIVLSTLGEKMNETEIDALMAGQEDENGCINYEAFVKHIMSV
- the myl1 gene encoding myosin light chain 1, skeletal muscle isoform isoform X2 — translated: MAPKKDVKAPVKKAEPVKKAEPAAPAPAPEPAPAPAAAPTCPQSTCPQIDFSPDQIDDYREAFGLFDRVGDSKVAYNQIADIMRALGQNPTNKEVNKLLGMPNAEDMAGKRVDFEGFLPMFQTIMNSPNKAGFEDYVEGLRVFDKEGNGTVMGAELRIVLSTLGEKMNETEIDALMAGQEDENGCINYEAFVKHIMSV
- the myl1 gene encoding myosin light chain 1, skeletal muscle isoform isoform X3, with the translated sequence MAPKKDVKAPVKKAEPVKKAEPAAPAPAPEPAPAPAAIDFSPDQIDDYREAFGLFDRVGDSKVAYNQIADIMRALGQNPTNKEVNKLLGMPNAEDMAGKRVDFEGFLPMFQTIMNSPNKAGFEDYVEGLRVFDKEGNGTVMGAELRIVLSTLGEKMNETEIDALMAGQEDENGCINYEAFVKHIMSV